GCTCCAAAAATACTGAAAACGCGTTAAGGTTAGCATCCCTCAGATAAACTCACGCACCTGCAATACTCACAATCCCAAGAATATGGCTTCCGATGAACCTTTTCAAACACTCTCTTGCTGTGTATGAGAGCCAGTTGTATCAGCAAATCCTGTTCTTCCATAGTTACTTTGAACAAGGAAGAACAAAGGTGGCGAGCGCTAATTATGATGGACCGAAGCCAGTTGATCCCAAAACAACTTCTTAGAGttattgaaaacaaaagtttcatcaacaaGTTTCTGAATACTATCACGGTAATTCTCTAGGATGGTTTCGTCCCcttttgtcttttcaagaacagaCCTTAGTAACAACTCGGTACGCTCTCTATCAATTTTGCAATTCTCCAACAGATCAGAAAGGTCCGATGGAAAGTCAGGCTCTGTGTCTACAGGAGACTCAGTCTTTTTTAATGGATGTGAGTTTTGCGTAATCATGGCATCTGTTGAGTCCTCCTCTATCAAGTGAGAATCTTCCTGTATCCTCTCTCTGACCCATAAACGGCGTCTAATAAAGTTGTTCACTCTGTAGATTCCGCGCCACCTATGGCCCCTAAATCGGGTATAGGCATAAGACCAGCCTTGTTCGTCTAGATCACCAATCATCAACACACGCCACTTATCCCAAGTCCAGCGCCATGATAGATCAGGGAGTGgaaaaagctcaaaatCGTTCACTGGTCTACCAGATTCTGTTTCATAGTTTGGAGGATCTAACGGATGCACTAGAGAATTGCCGCCATAAAGAGGGAttccaaacaaagaaattcCTCTCTGGTTTTCAATCACCATATCGTACTCCAAGGAGGCTGGATCTTTAATAGAGCTGTCCTGAATGATGCGAACCTTCTTAAACTCCTCCACCTTAGCACGATAATCCGCATGAAGCAAACGCGGGATCACTGTATCTTGTGTTACTTTCTGCCTCTTTTCCATGGGATCTCCACTTCTGTGTCAAGTCTTCTCATTTCAGaaagggaaaaaagaactagCAGagattttctctttcagtGTCATCTCGATAAGCAATAATGCACCAGATCGAATCTCTCCAACACCAGCGACCATCCGACATCGACATCTCATGAGCCACAAAGAAATGGTGCGTCTCAATCTCAGAATGAATCATAAGTTATTCCACTCTGTATACATACTGCATTCTCATTTATCATGACAAAACCCTCATTTAAAGAGCAAATGAAAGGGTTTCCGATTTGGCAAATCTTTGTCCTTGGAGTGGTCAGATTTGCCGAACCTATCACCTTCACATCTATGTTTCCCTATGTGTTTTTCATGGTCCGAGATTTTCATATCGCTCCCGATGAAGCCCATATATCAAAGTACTGCGGCTATCTTTCAGCATCATTTGCctttttccagtttctgtGCTCCATTCATTTAGGCAGGCTGGCTGAtgttattggaagaaaaaaagtcCTGATGATAGGAATTCTAGGTACAACTTTCTCTATTCTTGTATTTGGCTTTTCTACTTCATTCTGGATGGCACTTTTTGCTAGAAGTTTTATGGGTGCAGTTAATGGAAACGTTGCTGTGATAAGAACTGTTCTTGGGGAAGTGGCTACTAATCCATATCATGCTCCTCTGGCATTCAGCACacttcctcttctttggcAACTAGGATGTGTCATTGGGCCTATGAGTGGACATCTTGTAAAAATATCGGCTGAAGAGTATACGAGATCGACCTACTCTTACCGTTTAGTATCCCTGGTGGTTCAAAAATCATTCCTTGACTCTTTGGTCAAAAAGTATCCCTATTGTCTCCCCAATTTAGTTGTTAGTGTCTTCCTATTATTTTCACTGGTATTTGGTGCTCTTTTCTTAGAAGAAACTCATCATACCCTAAAAGACCAACGAGATTATCTCTTAGATATTGGTGATTCCATAAGGAACTTTTTGGGTTTCGATGTTCCTCAAAGACCTTGGAGAATGCCATTCAAGAGAGGTGGCTCGTTAATGGCAGTTCCATCTGAAGCAGATCCATTATTGGGATCCACAAGTaacgaagaagagatcGAAGGTTATCATGTCAGCGAGGATGATTtagacgatgatgatgatgatcttgACGACGAGACGACTACAGTTGGAAAGCTATACAGAACTACTTCAGCCAACATTATGAGAACCTTTTCGAATCACTCTGTAGATGTTAGTGCAGAAATGAGAAGAAACCATGAATCAGGCTATCCATGGCATGTACTATTAGAGGGTAAGACCTTCAATGCTATTACTCAGAATTTCATATTGTGTTTCACTGCTGTCGTGTTCGACGAATTTCTTCCTGTGTTTCTGGCTTATGATGTTGCCAGAGATGAGGATGGTAATTTAGCTTCCAAGTTTCCATTTCTGATTGCTGGAGGAATGGGACTGAATACCCCAGAAATCGGTACGTTACTCTCCACCACGGGTGTCGCTGGTGTGTTGGTGGTTGTTTTCATTTATCCGTGGGTTGACATTACTTTCAATAGAATCAAAGCCCTGCAGTGTTGTTTGATACTGACTGCAGTTTCATATTTTGCCGTGCCATATCTGGTGTTCACAATACCTCCTAATTTGCCCCAAGCTATAAGCACAACACTATTGTACTCAACAAATATTCTCAAGACTTTGGCAAGTTCTCTGGCCTTCCCACAGGTCATTCTTTTAATTCACAGAGCTTCACCCAGAGAACATAGTGCTTTTGTGAATGGAACTACTTTGTCATTAACAGCGCTAGCCAGAGCCCTGGGCCCGTTTATTTGGGGTTATGTGGTATCGATCTCTGTCAATCATGAAATAGTCTGGCTGAGTTGGGTGTTGCTGGCTGCAGTAGCTTTTGTTGGGTTTTACCTGAGTCATTCTTTAAAAGGACTTCAATAGATATTAGAATTTCGATAGACTTCAATGAAGAATTTTTGTATAGTTAATTTATTTATGTTTCTATTATTCTACTTTAGTCTTGGTTACTACCGAGTCTTTGTAAATTCCCAAAATATAAGCCATTCTAGTAACTACTAGATCAATAGCCATGTTCATGCTGTCTCTTGCCAAGTCCATCTTGGAACCATCAACTTCGTGCCACGAAATTGGAACTTCAGACACGGAAATGCCTTTTCTTAATGCTATTATCAGAATCTCCACATCGAAGATCCATCCTTCAGTGTGCATGAACGGGAAAATTAATGCAATTGAGCTTTTGTTGAATAACTTGAATCCACATTGTGTATCTTTGATCTGCCTTATACCAAACACGTAAACCAACATGTGGAGACCATACATAAGGAAATTGCGAATGAATGACCGTTTAACAACAGCATCAGTATTGACCATATGAGCTCTTGAACCAATTGCTATAGCAGGGATCTTGTCATTGTTCTTGTTTTCGACATTTTTTACCTGGGCAAGTAGTTTTGACATGTCCTTGAAACTGCTTGCTCCATCAGCATCAGCAAAGATTCCATACTCACCTCTAATATGCTGCAGCCCGTGGATAACAGCTCCACCCTTACCCCTATTCTCCTCAAACTTGATCACGCGCAACTGACCTGGTTTCAGGTTATATGTGTTATGAGCCAAGTCTAATGCATAGCTGTCTGTGCTGTCCTTCGAACCATCATCAACgatcaaaatttcaaatcgATCTGGAAgagtttctttcaagtaaTTTATCGAGTCGTCAAACATAAGCTTCAGACGACTTGTCTCGTTATAGCAGGGAATGACAACACTCAACTCTATTGTTCCGTCACTAGGGCTGTTTGCAACGGGGAGTGGTAAAGGTGCACTTTTTGATCCATCCTTCTCAGTGGTGATGAAATATAGTTCACTTTCGAAAGGGTTTCTCGGACTATGCGAAAACAGCAACACCAAAAGGTACAGTACAAGCAATGCCACGACCACAAGGCCAAGCGCAACTAAAATGAGCGTCCGTACCATGAATACAGACTGCAATGTGgtgtttgaagaagtttcaaTAAAGTTCAATGGATGGCCGACGTGTATCACCGTCGCGCGCCAGGAAAGATAAGATTGTCTTCCTAGGAACTCTCATTACAAAAAAAACTCGCTTCAAAGATCCGTGAAGAACTACAAGACTCCAAAAATACCATTAAGCATTCACATAAATAAATAATCTCTAGTTCTGAGCAAAAATGCGGATTGGGTAGTCCTCAGGATACATACCATGCTCAGATTCTTCCGTCAATCTAAAC
This is a stretch of genomic DNA from Komagataella phaffii GS115 chromosome 3, complete sequence. It encodes these proteins:
- a CDS encoding UDP-glucose:dolichyl-phosphate glucosyltransferase, whose translation is MVRTLILVALGLVVVALLVLYLLVLLFSHSPRNPFESELYFITTEKDGSKSAPLPLPVANSPSDGTIELSVVIPCYNETSRLKLMFDDSINYLKETLPDRFEILIVDDGSKDSTDSYALDLAHNTYNLKPGQLRVIKFEENRGKGGAVIHGLQHIRGEYGIFADADGASSFKDMSKLLAQVKNVENKNNDKIPAIAIGSRAHMVNTDAVVKRSFIRNFLMYGLHMLVYVFGIRQIKDTQCGFKLFNKSSIALIFPFMHTEGWIFDVEILIIALRKGISVSEVPISWHEVDGSKMDLARDSMNMAIDLVVTRMAYILGIYKDSVVTKTKVE